Part of the Pirellulales bacterium genome is shown below.
TCGTATCGGCGTTTCTCCGTGACGACGCGGCCCAGTTCGTAGCGGAAGTCGAGGCGATCGAGTTGTAGATGATCGACGTCCACGGCGCATGAGAATGTGCCGTAGACTTTTATTGCGCCATCGGGCCTGCTCCGACTGAACCGGACCAATCCGGAAAACCGATAAATGGATTGATCCGCCTGTGCAGAAGGCGTCTACCTTCTCGACCGGCCCCCGCAGTTTTTATCCAAAACTATGGAAGGCACTTTCGTTAGTGCCGGTCGACCATCGCGAATCCGCGTCGCAAGCATGTCGCCGGTCGTTTGCTAGCACCCCGAGGAGGCCGCCGCCACGATGGAATCCAGCACCGAGACCATCCGAGATCTCGTTCGCCGCACGCTCCGTGACCTGGGGCTGGCAGATGCCGAGCCGATCGGCGAATCGCTGCTGACGCTGGCCGGCTACTACGTCGGCCGGGAGATCAAGTTCGCGGGCGTGCGAGCGGTTTGAATAGCGAGCCAGGGGCGAATCAAGCTTTATTCCGGATGACCAGCGGGTGCTGCGGGTCGTCGAGGTCGGAGTGCCGAGGCAAACGAAGGCGGCGTCAACCCCCGGCACCGGGCCGATTCTACTCCTGAAGTTTGAACTCGGTCACCTCGCCGATCAGATTGCCGGCTTGATGGGCCGGCGTGAATCCCCGTGTCGCGCCACTTATTCGGCTATCTCCGGAGAACAGTCAAGGAAGAAATCTGCCAAGAGTTTGCTGCCGGGTGTTACCGCGTATTGATCGAAATCGGCGACCCCGGCGGCAACCAAGACTTGTTCATCAACGAAGAAGTTGCCCGTACAGTTGCGACTTGTTCGCGTCAGAATTGCGTGCGCGGCATCGGCGACGATTTCCGGCCGGCGAGCGCGTGAGACGATTTGCTCTCCGCCGAGCAAGTTGCGCACGGCGGCAGTGGCAATCACGGTTCGAGGCCACAATGCGTTGACCGCCACTCCTTGCGGCTTGAACTCGGCTGCCATTCCCAATACACACATGCTCATGCCGTATTTTGACATTGTGTAGGCCAAATGTGGCGCAAACCAACGTGGATCGAGATTGAGCGGCGGCGCGAGATTCAGGATGTGAGGGTTTGGGGCTTTGACGAGATGCGGCAGGCAGAGCTTCGAGGTCAAGTACGTGCCACGGATGTTGACGCCATTCATCAAGTCGAACCGCTTCATGTCGGTCGCCAATGTGCCCGTCAGTTGGATCGCGCTGGCGTTGTTGATCACGATGTCGATGCCGCCGAAGGTGGCCACTGCGCGGTCGACGGCAGCTTGAACTTGATCTTCAAACCGTACATCGACGGCGCAGGCCAGCGCGCGTCCGCCTGCCTGCTCAACTTCCTGAGCGGCCGTTTCGATCGTGCCGGGCAGTTTCGGGTGAGGCTGCACCGTTTTGGCGGCGATGACAATGTTCGCGCCCTCGCGCGCGGCACGAATGGCAATCGCTTTGCCTATGCCGCGGCTGGCGCCAGTAATCAGCAAGGTTTTCCCGTGAAGTGAGTTCATCAACGGCCCCTACCGATTGCGAGTGTGAATCGCTGCCGACCGGCAGCGATGTGAGTTGTGAAATTCGTGACGCTGACTATCGTTTCGTCGAAGTCGGAGACAACTCTATCTGCCAGGCCAAATGCCTGCGGCGATCCATCCGTCCAATCAGATGCCGTGGGCGGTCAGAGTCCCGCCCAGGTCGGCCATTCACGGTAGAATTGTTGTCGTTTCCTGCGAAACCGCCAAGTGCTACCGAGCTGGTCGCTCTGATCCGCCGCGACGACGCGGAGGCGCGTGGCGCATCGATTGAGGTACATGTCAAATAGACGAGGTTCCACTATGAATCTTTCAAAGATCTTCGCACTGCCGCTCATCGCCGTGGCGTTTCTTGTGCTCGGCTACCGATGGGCTAGCGCCGATCCACCCTCCAGCGATGCAGCGAATGACGAACGGCAAACGAGCCTCGATGTGCGCTACGCCCGTGCAGAAGTGGCATTGGCTGAGGCGAATCTTAAGCGACTGACGCAAATGAACGAGAAGGTGGCCAACTCGGTCTCGGCCGACACCCTGATCAGCTTTCAGCAAGATCTCAACGTGGCCCAAGCGGAGCTTGCGGCCGCCACGTCCCATGACGCGGCCCGCAAGTTCGAGGTCTGGCTTCGCCGTGCGGAGTCGGCCATGAGATATGCCAAGGTACAATGGAGCGGCGCTGTAGCCGCAAACCAGCGAGCCGCCGCCGTAATCAGCCCTATCGATGTCGAACGCCGCCGCTTGCGTCTGGAGGTGAGCCGACTGGAGCTTGAGCGTGGGCAAGCCCTGACTCTTGCCGCACCCGATCAGCAGCTCGCCTGGGAATTGAGCGTGATGAATAACGAATTGCAGCGGCTCAAGGAAGAGGTGCTGCAAACCGTTCCCACAACGCCGCTGTATCCGACGTGGTGGCGGTATTGAGCGCTACGGCATGGATCCGGAAGCCGGCTCCTTCATTGGCGCGATAGAACGACGCAACTCCTGGATCCTCGAATCAGCAACCGTGAGGAGCGAATCACCAGCGTCGCCTATTGCAACTCTCTTCAAATGAGGGCTGGGGAGCCAAAGGGGAACTGGACCTCGGGCTGATAGGGCGATTGGGGAAGCAGGTGGGGCAACGCCGTGGGCAATCGGTTGTTGAGGCGTGCCCAAGAGACTAGAATTCCCGGCATCAGTCACGATCGCGACAGTGTTCGCGTCCGCTTTATCGGGAGCAAAACATGGCCAGCAGTTCTGTTGCTGTTTCCGCGCCAAGCAGCGTACTTATTCAGCGATTGCTCGACGCCCTTGATGCGTTATCCGGTCTGCACCCCGGATTTCGGCCGGCTCACGCCAAGGGCGCCATGTGCTCCGGGGTTTTTACGCCATCATCGGAGGTGGCGGAATTGACGTGCGCGCCTCATGCGATGCGACCGTCGACACCCGTCATCGTTCGTTTTTCCGACTCCTCAGGCATACCCACGGTGCCGGACAACGACCCGCAACTTGCCAGCCCGAGAGGGATCGCCGTTCGCTTCTACTTGGCCGACCATGTCCATACCGACATCGTCGCCCATTCCCACAACGGGTTTCCGGTTCGCAGCGGCGAAGAGTTTTTGGAGTTTCTACGAGCGCTCGCAGCGGCTCTCGGCCAGGGTCAGCCGGCAGCCTTCGGGGCATTTCTCGCGAGTCACCCGCATGCCAAAGAATTCGTGGAAGCGCTCAAGCCGATTCCCTCCAGCTTCGCCAGGGAGTCGTTCTTCGCGGTTACGGCGTTCCGATTCACCAACCAGAAAGGCGAGGACTGCTATGGCCGATTCCGCATCCGGCCGCGGGCCGGGAACGATTATCTCACGACTTCCGAGGCCGCGGGAAAATCGGCGAACTTCCTCTTCGACGAGCTTACGCAACGACTCGCCCAAGGCCCAGTCGAACTCGGTGTCTTTGTGCAACTGGCGGAGGACGGCGACGAAGTTGCTGACGCCACGGTCGTCTGGCCGGATAGCCGGCCTGAGGTCGAATTCGGCACGCTCACCCTGACGGCCCGCGTGAACGACGCCGATCCGGAAATGCGCAAAATTATCTTCGACCCGATTCCGCGCGTCGATGGCATCGCGCCGTCGCTCGACCCGCTCATCGAAGTACGGTCAGCGATCTACCTGCTCAGCGGTCGCCGGCGGCGGGCAGTTGGCGCCAAGTAAAGGTCGAGGCCAATACGGTCGCGCAAGTATTTCGCATGGTGACCGGATGGGAATGGACGTCGTCGACCGCAACCCGAGTTCGCCGTCGGGGAAGTATTTCCAAGCGAGCATCTGGTCGTGGCGCCCGATCCACGACTTGATCCTGCGTCTGTGCTTCGATCTGCTCGACGATGAGACGCTGGTAGGCATTTCCGACAACGACGGCGCTGGACCCCACGAGCAAACGACCTGCACGGAAATGGCCAATCGCTTCTAGCGTTGGATGGAGCATCACGTCGCCGGCCACTGCGTGGAATCCGAACTACGTGTGACCAAAGGTGGAGCGTTGGTCACAGCATAGGAGAGCCAGGAGAATCCCAGCCAGGCAACTGAGTCCGCCTATCGGGTCGCCGACGAGACACTCAAGGAATGGATCGAGTTCTTGCGACACAGCAGCGGATTTGAGGTGTGGTAGGGGAGGCTCGCCGCTAGGCCATCGTCGGCGGAATGCGGCGATCCAGCCGCAGGAATTCAATAGCTTACATTCATTTGCTCCGGCTGCTCGCCGCTGGGCACGCAATTTCTGCGCATTCGGACATGGCGGGTTCTCTCGTCGACAGTCTCGCAAGCTGAACTGCCGCGGCAATTGACGCAAAGCGCGGCGCCAAGGTGTATGCTAATGGCCAGCCGGATTGATCGCGTCACTCAAGCCGCAGGAGCCGGACGATGGACGAGCTGCAACATTTCGCCGCGGAGCACGAGCAGTTGACGCGGCGGTTCTTCATCCGGATCGGCGCCGGCGGAGCGGCCGTGGCGGGCTTATGGCCCGCTGTCGGCCGTGCGGAACCGCGTGCGCCGGAATTGGCGCAAGCGATCGCCAAGCTCGAACCGTATTTCACACCGCCCGACAAATTTCAGGATGTCTCGCGCGGCAAGCCGCTGCCGCATTTGCTGCCAGACGCGAAGAAGCGAGAAGTCGGTCTGACCCGCGACACCTGGAAGCTGGAGGTCGTCTCCGACCCGGAGAATCCGGCGAAGCTGGGCAAGCAACTGACCAAGGCGGACGGTACGGCCTTGGACTTTGCTGGCTTGCTCAAGCTGGGCGAGAGGTCCGCGGTGCGATTCGCCAAGGTGATGACGTGTCTCAATATCGGCTGTCCGCTGGGAATGGGCCACTGGGAGGGTGTGCCGCTGCGCGACGTGATCTGGATGACGAAGCCGCGCGAAAACGTGCGCCGCGTGTTTTACTACGGCTATCATAACGACGACCCGAAGCAGATGTTTCTCAGTTCGTTGTCGCTGGATCGAGTGCTTGAGGATCCGTTCGACTTGCCCCCGGTCATCCTCTGTTACAAGCTCAATGGGCAATGGCTCGACAGCCGGCGCGGTGGGCCCGTGCGGATCGTGGTGCCTGAGGCTTACGGGTTCAAGTCGATCAAGTGGCTTACTCATGTGGTGCTCACGAATCTGTCACACGCCAACGATACCTACGCCAGCGGCAACAACGATCTGGACAGCCCGCTCAAATCATTCGCGGCGACGCTCAACGTTCCGACCGACGTCGCGGCAAGCAGCCCGATCCCCGTGACCGGGTACGCGCAGGTGGGCATATCGGGAGTGTCGAAAGTGCAGGTCTGGATCACGCCGAGCGCGAGTATATGGCCCAAGGACGACGAGTATTTTGCCAAAGCGCCATGGGCGAATGCCGAAATCCTCCCGCCTCCCGAGCGGTGGGGCGGCGGTCTGCCGGACGACAAGATTCCGCAGGGAACCATCGGCTTCGATATCGAGGGACGGCCTCGCACTTGGCCCTTACGACTGGCAAAGATTCATTGGGCCACACTGATGCAGGGTTTGCCTGCCGGCGAATACACGCTGCGTTGCCGCACTGTTGATGAACGGGGAATTGCCCAACCCCTGCCGCGCCCCTTCCAGAAATCGGGATTCGCGTTGATCGAAAAAGTAACTATCCGAGTGCATGGTTGAAGACCCCGTGGAGTGAACAGGCCGGCTCAGTTGGCGGCGCGGAACAGCCGAACGAATGACGAGATGGTCGGCCACGGCTCGGGTTCGGTGCGCTGATCGGAATCATGCGCGGCAGAGCACACGCCACGTGAGCGATGCGATCCGTCCCATCATTTGTTGGGGGAGTTGGCGCTGGCGCATATCGCTCAGGAGGATTTCCCGTGCGCGGTCGGGTAGAATCACGGGCATGAAAGCCATCAGCCGAATCCGACTTGTTGCCTGGACCTGCCTGATAATCGGATTTTCGCTGATCGTCTGGCAAGCAGCTTCCGCCCGTGGCTCCGACAGCCTGTTCTACATCGGCGTGGTGGCGATGATAACCGGGAGCGTGCTGAGAGGTTACGGGAACTTTAGACGCACTCGTCCGCGACAAGATCCTCCGTGAAAATTACCTTGTCGATCGCCGTGAGCTTCGCCGACAACGGTCGGTTGTGGTTAGCTTTCGCCATCGTGTGGTTCGGCCATTTCGCCCCCCTCCAGCCGTTTGCCTGCGCCGATGAGCCACAGGCGACCGGACTCTATCAGCAAATCGTCGAAGACTATCTCGGTGGCAAGTGGGACGACGTGGAACGACGGTTGTTGGCCCCGCCGGAAAAGCTCACCTCCCTGAATGCTCACGAGCTAGAAGACATCGCTTATATCCGCCTGGCTCTCGCAGAATGCCATCCACCGTGGTGGAATCTCTGCAAGAAGGGCCAAAAGGTGCAGTTTCGGCCGGTCGTCTGGGGCAAGACGTTAAGCGTCACTTATGTGCCGGATGGGCAGCGCGGAGTGCAGGCGCAATACCACAATGCCGACGTGAGCTTCACGGCCACTTGGCCCGCGGCCGAAATTGACAGCCCCGCTCCTTTCGAGCACGGCTTCACGAAGGGAGAGATCAACGCGGTCGAGGTCTGGGCCATGCTCGGCACGGCTCGCGTCTGGTCACAGACTTCGGGACGGATGATCGCCGGCCTTGGCGGCAAGGAAATGCTGCGAATGACGCGGCGCGAGGACTTCCGCAGCAATTTGACGGCCCTCTACTATGGCTCGCCTAAATCGCGGCGCTGGTCGTTGCTCGTCGATCTCCTGACCTGGTCGGACAAGGAATACGCCGACACGCCAGTGGCCGGCTCGCGCAAAGCCGTCGGGGCGATGTTTCTCGCCGAAGTTCTGGCTAATACGGCGAGCTATCCCTCGCTGCCGCTGCCGCACAGGCTCGAACCCGACGAGGCCGAGGGAACACTGGCCGCGCATTACCGCCGCCGCATCGAACGCCAGGGCTGGACGCTGGCCGAAGACCGATCTCTCCGAGAAGCCATCCGGCGATTCGCTGCCGCTAACGACACCAACGTCTATCAGACCGAGAAAGTGACGCTTGCCAACAAGCTCACCGTGTCAGTCGCCCCCTCCGCCGACCCCCCGCTCCGCGCCAAGCGCGACGCCTGGCTCAAAGATCGCTTCGATGAAGCGGAGAGGAAATAGAGCGCGGGTCGAATCCTGGACGTCGTATAGTAGATCCGCGTCCGCAAAATGACTCCACGCCGCGGACTGCGAGTCAGCCTCGGGGATGATCCATCGGCCAGCCCGCTGCCCTGAGACGATCCACGCGCGGCCCTCGGGATAGTTCATGGCCACATCGCCGGTGCTCCAGCCATCGCGGTGCAGACGCGCGGCAAGCGTATCGACGGTCAGATTGTCGCTCATGGCGTTCGCGTCAATGACTTCGCGCGGTAAACAAGAGTACAAGTCCAACCACGAAGATGTCGATCGCAACTCCGTAGGCAAGCGAGGATCGCAAGCGGCCACGCAGCACTCCGACAGCGCAGCACAAAAGGATGGGGACCGAAAAGAAGGCGAGGAGCAGGCCTATCGGATCGAGAGACGACCGGATGTCGCCGACGGCCATCGCATAGTATTTGGCCGCGGCGCTGGCGAGCGCCACGAATGTCACGGTGGCGAACAGCGCCCCGAGGCTGAACTGCCACGGTCGCCGACCGACGGAATTGATGTGCTGTGGCATCGGCTTGACCGAGCTGGTCGCAGTGAATTACCCGGATAACTTCCTGCTCATGGTTTTGTTCGGCCGTCCGACATTGTTGACGCGCCCGTCGTACAGAAAACCCCGTGGGGATCCGCACCGGCGATTTCTCAACCAAGGTCGAACAGCGCTCAGACCGCATCGTAACTCCACGGCTTGCGCATTTCGCGGGCCACGAACCCATTCGCTTCCGCGTCATCAACGAAGACTTCCTTCGCGGGATCCCAGTTCAGCTTTCGGCCGAGCCGCAAGGAGATCACTCCCAGATGGCAGACCGACACGCTTCGGTGGCCGATTTCCGGTTCGCAGATCGTCGGCTTGCGCGACCGAACGCCCTCGAAGAAGTTGCCCATGTGGTTGTTGCTCACGTACAGCCGCTCGGCGTTCGATGGCAACTCAGCGGAAAGGATTTCGGGCCGGCTGGCCTCGATCTTGCCTCGGGTCACGAAGATCCAGCCGTCGGTTCCTTCAAACCGCACGCCA
Proteins encoded:
- a CDS encoding NAD(P)-dependent oxidoreductase translates to MNSLHGKTLLITGASRGIGKAIAIRAAREGANIVIAAKTVQPHPKLPGTIETAAQEVEQAGGRALACAVDVRFEDQVQAAVDRAVATFGGIDIVINNASAIQLTGTLATDMKRFDLMNGVNIRGTYLTSKLCLPHLVKAPNPHILNLAPPLNLDPRWFAPHLAYTMSKYGMSMCVLGMAAEFKPQGVAVNALWPRTVIATAAVRNLLGGEQIVSRARRPEIVADAAHAILTRTSRNCTGNFFVDEQVLVAAGVADFDQYAVTPGSKLLADFFLDCSPEIAE
- a CDS encoding catalase family peroxidase; this translates as MASSSVAVSAPSSVLIQRLLDALDALSGLHPGFRPAHAKGAMCSGVFTPSSEVAELTCAPHAMRPSTPVIVRFSDSSGIPTVPDNDPQLASPRGIAVRFYLADHVHTDIVAHSHNGFPVRSGEEFLEFLRALAAALGQGQPAAFGAFLASHPHAKEFVEALKPIPSSFARESFFAVTAFRFTNQKGEDCYGRFRIRPRAGNDYLTTSEAAGKSANFLFDELTQRLAQGPVELGVFVQLAEDGDEVADATVVWPDSRPEVEFGTLTLTARVNDADPEMRKIIFDPIPRVDGIAPSLDPLIEVRSAIYLLSGRRRRAVGAK
- a CDS encoding molybdopterin-dependent oxidoreductase, with protein sequence MDELQHFAAEHEQLTRRFFIRIGAGGAAVAGLWPAVGRAEPRAPELAQAIAKLEPYFTPPDKFQDVSRGKPLPHLLPDAKKREVGLTRDTWKLEVVSDPENPAKLGKQLTKADGTALDFAGLLKLGERSAVRFAKVMTCLNIGCPLGMGHWEGVPLRDVIWMTKPRENVRRVFYYGYHNDDPKQMFLSSLSLDRVLEDPFDLPPVILCYKLNGQWLDSRRGGPVRIVVPEAYGFKSIKWLTHVVLTNLSHANDTYASGNNDLDSPLKSFAATLNVPTDVAASSPIPVTGYAQVGISGVSKVQVWITPSASIWPKDDEYFAKAPWANAEILPPPERWGGGLPDDKIPQGTIGFDIEGRPRTWPLRLAKIHWATLMQGLPAGEYTLRCRTVDERGIAQPLPRPFQKSGFALIEKVTIRVHG